In one Chitinophagaceae bacterium genomic region, the following are encoded:
- the mltG gene encoding endolytic transglycosylase MltG codes for MEKKTKKKGCVLKVLGVVVLIGILVSGLLGYFIYAYVFSPNVNDETATHELFIPTGASYDEVVEMLDRKNVLLNIKSFEWTADKMNYPNRVKAGRYLIDAGMSNRELIRKLRAGDQQPVMLVLNNMRTKEDLAGKVAGQIEADSLEILTIIKDEEFLSSYGLNKFNVLSIMLPNTYEFFWNTSAKGFFDRMLREFNQFWTEERISKAGNLGLTKYEVVTLASIVEEESNRVDERPRIAGVYLNRLNRGWKLQADPTVKYAIGDFSIRRVLFRHLEYDSPYNTYMYEGLPPGPICLPSLNSIDAVLNPEKHEFMFFSAKEDFSGYHNFARTHREHQANARRFHQELNRRNIYR; via the coding sequence ATGGAAAAAAAAACTAAGAAAAAAGGCTGCGTTTTAAAAGTTTTAGGAGTTGTTGTATTAATCGGAATTTTAGTAAGCGGTCTGCTGGGTTATTTCATCTATGCGTATGTTTTTTCGCCTAATGTAAATGATGAAACTGCCACTCATGAATTATTTATACCTACAGGGGCAAGCTATGATGAAGTTGTGGAGATGTTGGATCGGAAAAATGTTCTTTTAAACATTAAAAGTTTTGAGTGGACAGCAGATAAAATGAATTACCCAAACAGGGTAAAAGCAGGAAGATATCTAATAGATGCCGGAATGAGTAATAGAGAATTGATTCGAAAATTACGGGCAGGTGACCAGCAACCGGTAATGTTAGTATTAAATAATATGAGAACAAAAGAAGACCTGGCTGGAAAAGTAGCCGGACAAATAGAGGCAGATTCATTGGAGATTTTAACAATAATTAAGGATGAAGAGTTTTTGAGCAGCTATGGATTAAATAAATTTAATGTCTTGAGCATTATGTTGCCGAATACTTATGAGTTTTTTTGGAACACATCGGCTAAAGGCTTTTTTGACAGGATGTTGCGGGAGTTTAACCAATTTTGGACTGAGGAGAGAATTTCAAAAGCCGGAAATTTAGGTCTTACAAAATATGAAGTTGTAACTTTAGCTTCTATAGTTGAAGAAGAAAGTAATCGGGTAGATGAACGTCCGCGTATAGCCGGAGTTTATCTTAATAGACTGAACCGGGGCTGGAAGTTACAGGCAGATCCAACTGTAAAGTATGCCATTGGTGACTTCTCCATTAGGAGAGTGTTGTTCAGGCATTTGGAATATGATTCACCCTATAATACATATATGTATGAAGGCTTGCCACCGGGCCCCATATGCTTACCATCTTTGAATTCTATTGATGCCGTATTAAATCCTGAAAAGCATGAGTTTATGTTTTTTAGTGCCAAAGAGGATTTTTCCGGTTATCATAACTTTGCCAGAACTCACCGTGAACATCAGGCAAATGCCAGGAGATTTCACCAGGAGTTAAATAGGAGAAATATATACAGATAA
- a CDS encoding acyl-CoA thioesterase has translation MFVHKKKIRVRYGETDKMGYVYYGNYALYFEEGRTEAIRDLGVSYKSLEEKGVLLPVTTLNTKFLKPAYYDDLLTIETSINEIPAGVRIHFYYKIFNENEELLCTGNTTLAFIDEKTNKPLKAPDFFLLKLKPFFD, from the coding sequence ATGTTTGTGCATAAAAAAAAGATAAGAGTCAGGTACGGAGAAACCGATAAAATGGGTTATGTTTATTATGGTAACTATGCCTTGTATTTTGAAGAAGGTCGCACTGAAGCTATCCGGGACTTAGGAGTAAGTTATAAGTCACTGGAGGAAAAAGGCGTTTTACTGCCGGTAACTACCTTGAATACTAAATTTCTAAAACCGGCTTATTATGATGATTTACTTACTATTGAAACTTCGATAAATGAAATTCCGGCAGGAGTTAGAATCCATTTTTATTATAAAATTTTCAATGAAAATGAAGAGTTGCTGTGTACGGGGAATACCACTTTAGCATTTATAGACGAAAAAACTAACAAGCCTTTAAAAGCGCCTGATTTTTTTCTTTTAAAATTAAAGCCTTTTTTTGATTAA
- a CDS encoding YihY/virulence factor BrkB family protein, which translates to MNKIFDKIRKRRVVRILSYITKKFSFPGFEGVPIYNVLNFFSKEIKRDVIHIRAKAIAFSFFLAIVPSLIFVFSLIPYLPVPMLQDYLIEIVSEFIPNETFIMIEDTVTDVIANQRGGLLSLGFLIAVFFATNGMSTMMDSFDKSNASFVNRKFLKSKWIALKLTIILIFLFIATFVFVVTGNYFLNFLLNSMQIFNQLNFILFSILKWVIVICMFFISISIIYYYGPSVRKRWRFISAGSTLATILCLLISLGFSYYVNNFGHYNVFYGSLGTIIVFLLWLYLNSLSMILGFELNASIAYNRLMIDEKTKETPSEEV; encoded by the coding sequence ATGAATAAAATATTTGATAAAATTAGAAAACGCAGAGTCGTTAGAATACTTTCATATATTACGAAGAAATTTAGTTTTCCGGGTTTTGAAGGTGTGCCTATTTATAATGTTTTAAATTTTTTTTCTAAAGAAATAAAAAGAGACGTTATTCATATCAGGGCAAAAGCAATTGCTTTTAGTTTTTTTTTGGCTATTGTCCCTTCATTGATATTTGTGTTTTCATTAATACCATACCTGCCGGTACCAATGTTACAGGATTATCTTATTGAAATTGTTTCTGAATTTATTCCGAATGAAACCTTCATAATGATTGAAGATACGGTAACAGATGTCATTGCAAACCAAAGAGGAGGTTTGCTATCATTAGGTTTTTTGATTGCTGTCTTTTTTGCAACGAATGGTATGTCTACGATGATGGACTCATTTGATAAATCAAACGCGAGTTTTGTCAACAGGAAGTTTTTGAAATCTAAGTGGATTGCTTTAAAGCTTACAATTATTTTGATTTTTCTGTTTATAGCTACATTTGTTTTTGTGGTTACCGGTAATTATTTTTTAAACTTTTTGCTCAATTCAATGCAGATATTCAATCAATTGAACTTCATACTTTTTAGTATTTTGAAATGGGTAATTGTGATTTGTATGTTTTTTATAAGTATATCTATAATTTATTACTACGGCCCTTCAGTCAGGAAACGATGGCGTTTTATCTCAGCGGGCTCTACCTTAGCTACAATACTATGCCTACTTATCTCTTTAGGGTTTTCTTATTACGTTAATAACTTTGGACATTATAATGTCTTCTATGGCTCACTTGGAACTATAATTGTTTTTTTGCTTTGGTTATACCTGAATAGCCTTTCTATGATACTCGGTTTTGAACTAAATGCCAGTATAGCTTATAACAGACTTATGATTGATGAAAAAACTAAAGAAACACCTTCTGAGGAAGTTTAA
- the tsaD gene encoding tRNA (adenosine(37)-N6)-threonylcarbamoyltransferase complex transferase subunit TsaD, translating to MNCTILGIETSCDDTSIALYKNSKILANITASQDIHKNYGGVFPEKASRAHQIHIIPVLDACLKKANCDLESIDAIAFTQGPGLIGSLMVGCSFAKSLAFALDIPLIPVHHMQAHILAHFIEEPMPDFPFICLTVSGGHTQLIFVEDYLKMTVIGQTKDDAAGEAFDKTAKMLGLPYPGGPVIDKLAQSGNPKAFSLPLPKKDIHNFSFSGLKTAILYFLRDNEKINSNFKNENINDICASVQGTIVTYLLRELKDAVEEYKVQSVAIAGGVSANSYLRQELLKFGLENKIKTYIPAFEYCTDNGAMIAQAGAFLFAEKMFLDYKISPDPRLPFPEI from the coding sequence ATGAACTGCACCATTTTAGGAATTGAAACTTCCTGTGACGATACATCTATTGCACTATATAAAAATAGCAAAATTCTTGCCAACATTACAGCTTCGCAGGATATACATAAAAATTATGGTGGTGTTTTCCCGGAAAAAGCTTCCAGAGCGCATCAGATACATATCATTCCGGTTTTGGATGCATGTTTAAAAAAAGCAAATTGTGATTTAGAAAGTATAGATGCTATAGCATTTACCCAAGGTCCCGGATTGATAGGGTCTCTCATGGTAGGTTGTTCATTTGCAAAAAGTCTTGCCTTTGCGCTCGACATCCCGCTAATTCCGGTTCATCATATGCAAGCTCACATTCTGGCACATTTTATTGAGGAACCAATGCCTGATTTTCCCTTTATTTGTTTAACCGTTTCAGGGGGACACACTCAATTGATATTTGTAGAGGACTATTTGAAAATGACCGTTATTGGTCAAACAAAAGATGACGCTGCAGGAGAAGCTTTTGATAAAACAGCAAAAATGCTCGGATTGCCTTATCCGGGAGGGCCTGTTATTGATAAGCTGGCACAATCCGGAAACCCGAAGGCCTTTTCTTTGCCATTGCCTAAAAAGGATATACATAACTTTAGTTTCAGTGGTTTGAAAACAGCAATTTTATACTTTTTAAGAGATAATGAAAAAATTAACAGCAATTTTAAAAACGAAAACATAAACGACATTTGTGCTTCTGTTCAAGGTACAATTGTTACTTATTTATTAAGGGAGTTAAAGGATGCTGTTGAAGAGTATAAGGTACAGTCAGTAGCTATTGCAGGAGGCGTTTCAGCAAATTCATATTTGCGGCAGGAACTTTTGAAGTTTGGTTTAGAAAATAAAATAAAGACATATATCCCGGCATTTGAATATTGTACTGATAATGGAGCAATGATAGCTCAAGCAGGTGCATTCTTATTTGCAGAAAAGATGTTTTTGGACTATAAAATTTCGCCTGATCCCCGACTTCCCTTTCCGGAAATTTAA